One genomic window of Cannabis sativa cultivar Pink pepper isolate KNU-18-1 chromosome 2, ASM2916894v1, whole genome shotgun sequence includes the following:
- the LOC115719297 gene encoding inactive receptor-like serine/threonine-protein kinase At2g40270, with product MDDLGRFDRTALWVMVSLLLFLQNFSLCYSLDNEGSTLFELGEKIIRDPFGAWSNWNKDSGEKNPCNSWFWVDCSTGKVVSLSTAEPGDIAYRRLLQGRSSPKSSKPKPIRENKEDLIPQSRPFPPSPSASKSPSNSQNSPSPSPFESPISSPSPSPFTSPSPSPSPSPSPSAVPPILAKPSVVDPGQKNAIPMLSPSPSLAPKVAKKDNHVMVISVGVVGGVLFILISATGILFLRSSKVVTVRPWATGLSGQLQKAFVSGVPKLNRSEIVAACEDFSNIIGTFSGGMVYKGTLSSGVEIAVTSSAVKSREDWSKTLEEHFRKKIETLSKVNHKNFVNLIGFCEDEEPFTRIMVFEYAPNGTLFEHLHIKEAEHLDWGMRLRIAMGTAYCLDHIHQLTPPIAHRDLHSSSVYLTEDYAAKISDFRIWNEVTEAKMQPETKELLEIPSSDPESNVYSFGVILFEMITGRIPYSLDNCSLADWALNYLKAEHSSKEMVDPTLKSFEEDELEKLFQVIKDCVNPDPKERPTMVEITSRLKQITAMGPDGATPKLSPLWWAELEIMSSEGC from the exons ATGGACGACCTGGGTCGATTTGATCGGACGGCGTTGTGGGTGATGGTCTCTCTGTTGTTGTTTCTTCAGAATTTTAGCTTGTGTTACTCTCTTGACAATGAAG GTTCAACTTTGTTCGAGCTCGGGGAGAAAATTATTAGAGACCCTTTTGGAGCTTGGTCGAATTGGAATAAGGATAGCGGTGAGAAGAACCCATGTAACTCATGGTTCTGGGTTGATTGCTCAACCGGAAAAGTCGTGTCCTT GAGCACTGCTGAACCTGGAGATATAGCTTATAGGAGGCTTTTGCAAGGGAGAAGTTCCCCAAAGTCTAGCAAACCAAAACCAATTAGAGAAAATAAAGAGGATCTAATACCACAATCCCGCCCTTTCCCACCATCACCATCAGCTTCAAAATCACCTTCAAATTCACAAAATTCCCCATCACCATCTCCATTCGAGTCACCAATATCATCCCCATCGCCATCTCCCTTCACTAGTCCTTCGCCTTCACCTTCACCTTCGCCATCACCTAGTGCAGTCCCTCCAATTCTTGCGAAACCATCAGTTGTTGACCCTGGACAAAAGAATGCTATTCCAATGTTATCACCATCTCCATCTTTAGCTCCAAAGGTTGCTAAAAAAGACAATCATGTAATGGTGATTTCGGTTGGAGTTGTTGGTGGCGTCTTGTTTATTCTAATTTCAGCTACTGGCATTCTTTTCTTACGAAGCAGCAAAGTTGTTACTGTCAGACCCTGGGCTACCGGGTTAAGTGGGCAGCTGCAGAAGGCGTTCGTATCAG GTGTTCCTAAACTCAACCGATCAGAAATTGTTGCAGCTTGTGAAGATTTCAGTAATATTATTGGTACATTTTCTGGAGGCATGGTGTATAAGGGAACTCTGTCTAGTGGGGTTGAAATAGCTGTAACATCTAGTGCAGTGAAATCACGCGAAGACTGGTCAAAAACTTTGGAAGAACATTTTAGGAAGAAG ATAGAAACACTGTCTAAAGTGAACCACAAGAATTTTGTCAACCTTATCGGCTTTTGTGAAGATGAAGAGCCATTCACAAGGATAATGGTTTTTGAGTATGCACCAAATGGAACACTCTTTGAGCATCTACACA TAAAAGAAGCTGAGCACCTGGACTGGGGAATGAGATTACGTATAGCCATGGGCACAGCCTACTGCCTAGATCATATTCACCAACTGACTCCTCCTATAGCTCATAGGGACTTGCATTCTTCATCTGTATACTTAACAGAAGACTATGCAGCCAAAATTTCAGATTTTCGGATTTGGAATGAAGTAACCGAAGCAAAGATGCAACCAGAAACCAAGGAGCTCTTGGAAATCCCATCATCTGATCCAGAAAGTAACGTCTACAGCTTCGGTGTGATTTTGTTTGAAATGATAACAGGTAGGATTCCATACTCTTTGGACAACTGCTCTCTTGCAGACTGGGCATTGAACTATCTGAAGGCTGAGCATTCCTCAAAAGAAATGGTGGATCCAACCTTGAAGTCATTCGAAGAAGACGAACTCGAGAAATTGTTTCAAGTTATAAAAGATTGTGTTAACCCTGACCCGAAAGAGAGACCAACAATGGTAGAAATCACTTCAAGGCTAAAACAGATCACAGCTATGGGGCCTGATGGTGCAACACCAAAACTATCACCTCTTTGGTGGGCAGAGCTTGAAATTATGTCCTCAGAAGGATGCTAA
- the LOC133034380 gene encoding uncharacterized protein LOC133034380 — protein sequence MRNLENSFLNTENKESKVKITLDDIEDEISFWKPSIVCYVLGVNPPLHILDGFVHRIWQGKVDRVKVLSYGIFIIRFHSIEDRDQVLNGGFIFFNRRPVVMRPWDPNESFKKDDMKSVPIWIQLEELELKYWGQKSLFKIVGQMGKPIMVDNVTKERERLNFPRVLIEVQMDQDLPAFLEFENEFGSITSVGIKYEWKPISCSHCSGIGHAATDCKKKMGGQQQWIIKKDNRKMPQVDEEGFTKVHSRKNTATREQGTTETNGVIMKNSFQGLEEDEIIENAVENMPTEIVKTGEGGAPSLSNG from the coding sequence ATGCGTAATCTTGAGAATTCGTTTCTGAATACTGAGAATAAGGAGAGTAAAGTGAAGATTACATTagatgatattgaagatgaGATATCCTTTTGGAAACCTTCGATTGTTTGTTATGTATTAGGAGTAAATCCTCCTCTGCATATTCTGGATGGCTTTGTTCATAGAATCTGGCAGGGTAAAGTGGACAGAGTGAAGGTGTTATcctatggtatattcatcattCGGTTTCATTCAATTGAGGATAGGGATCAAGTGTTAAATGGGGGTTTCATTTTCTTTAACAGAAGACCAGTAGTTATGAGGCCTTGGGACCCAAATGAATCATTCAAAAAAGATGATATGAAGAGTGTGCCTATATGGATCCAATTAGAAGAACTGGAACTGAAATATTGGGGCCAAAAGTCATTGTTTAAGATAGTTGGTCAGATGGGGAAGCCAATCATGGTAGATAATGTGACTAAAGAAAGGGAGAGATTGAACTTCCCTCGGGTTTTAATAGAAGTGCAGATGGACCAAGATTTGCCAGCTTTCTTGGAGTTTGAAAATGAATTTGGTTCGATCACTTCAGTAGgaataaaatatgaatggaAGCCAATTTCTTGCTCACATTGTTCTGGTATAGGTCATGCTGCAACAGATTGTAAAAAGAAAATGGGGGGGCAGCAACAATGGATCATTAAAAAGGACAACAGGAAGATGCCACAGGTTGATGAAGAGGGCTTTACCAAAGTTCATAGCAGGAAAAATACTGCTACCCGTGAGCAGGGAACAACTGAAACTAATGGGGTGATAATGAAGAACTCATTCCAGGGACTTGAAGAAGATGAAATTATAGAAAATGCAGTGGAGAATATGCCTACTGAGATAGTCAAGACAGGAGAGGGGGGAGCACCCTCTCTGTCTAATGGATAA